TGTACTTTCAAAATCACTATTGGGCTCATTTGTACTGTCAGCAACAGTTTTGATGGCCCAGGAGCCTGCACAACCTACACATGAAAAAAAGGTATATGTCAATGATGGAAATACGTATGTACAGAAATCTTTGCCACTTTATTTTATGTTTTCAACGTCTAAAGGAGGACCACAGTACCCTTTAACGAGTAAAGCTTCTGCCGGATATGCTGATCCGATGTATTTAGATACAGAGGGTGTAAATTATATCCGAAGTAAATGGGCGGTGGATCCGGAAACCGGAAAAACGATTGAACCCAAAAGAGAGGTGATGTATGAGTTATATGCAGATGGATTGGCTCCTGTAACACGTTTAGCTTTTTCAGGTGCCAATGTGTATCGCAGTGATAGAGTTTATTATGGGCCTGGACTTCAGTTTACTTTAACTTCAAGAGATGGTGTTTCAGGTGTTGAAAATACATTTTATTCTTTAGGAACAGGTTCCTGGACCAATTACTCAGGAACTGTGAATGCTTCCACAGAAGGTGAAAACACTTTATATTATTATGCGAATGATAACGTTGGAAATGCAGAAAAAACAAAAAATTCACGATTTGTAGTGGATTTATCAGCTCCAACTTCTAATCATGCGATCGAAGGAATCGTTTACAATTCTAATATCATTGCGCCAAGCACCATTTTTACATTGTCTCAGTCGGATAATTTATCAGGTGTAAACAGAACATTGTATTCTTTTGATTCAGGGTCTGAGAAAAGATCTTCTGGCAGAATAGGGGTATCTTATTTAAGTGATGGTGAACACACCTTATATTATTACTCTATTGACAATGTAAAGAATACTGAGACTAAGAAATCATTTTCTTTTTATTTGGATAAAATTGCTCCGGTTGTTACAATTTCAATTAATGGAGATCAATATCAGGGAAGTAAGTATTTATATGTTTCGAATAGAACTACCGTAAATTTATCAGCTACCGATAATAAAGCAGGAGTAAACAAGATTTATTATCGAATGGATGGCGGGGAACGTTATGACTTTACTTCAGATTTTAAATATCCGGATGTAAAAGGTGTGCATACCGTTAAATATGATGCAACAGATAATGTACAGAATTTAGCAGCAAATAAATATAAAACAGTTTATTTGGATAATGTAGCGCCACAAACGGGAATCAAGTATGGATCTCCACAATTTTTTGCCAGAGATACTTTGTTTGTAAATAAGGATACGAAAGTGAGTTTATTCTCAAGAGATTATGAATCTGGTGTAAAACAAATCCAATACAGTTTAGATGGTGGTGCTTTCCAAAACTATAGCCAGTTTACTATTCCAAATGAAGGATACCATACCATTAAGTTTAAAACTACGGATAACGTAAATAACGTGGAAGTAGAAAAGACTTCAAATGTATTTGTAGATAATACCCCTCCGGTAATATATCATAACTTTAGTATTGAGCCAATTGGTTCTAAAAACGGAATGAGTATTTATCCAAATTACTCTCGTTTATACTTAGGGGCTACGGATGATCATGTTGGAACAAAAACGATTAAATATTCTATTAATGGTGGACCATTAACACTTTATTCTTCAGCTTCAACATTAGATATTTCGGAGCGTAACAGATTCTTGAAAAAGAAAGTGAAATATTCAGTAAGAATTGTAGTAGAAGACAAGCTGGGAAATTCAACAGAGAAAACGGTTGAGTTTTATGTAGGATTGGAAAACGATTAATTCCGGTTTAAACAAAATAAAAAATCCCGAATACTATCAAGTATTCGGGATTTTTATTTGGAGTAATTTGAATTCTATTTCACAGCGATTGCAGAAATTTCTACATTAACACCTAGTGGTAATTTCCCTACCTGTACGGTTTCTCTAGCAGGATATTGATCTGAAAAATATCCACCATAGATTTTATTTACCTCTGGGAAATCATCCATATCAGCTAAAAAGATGGAGCATTTAACAATATTGTTCCAATTGTAACCGGCTTCTTTTAGAATTGCAGCCAGATTAGCCATCACCTGATGTGTTTCGTTTTCTAATGAATCCTGAACCAATTCACTGGTAGCCGGGTTCATACCAATTTGGCCACTTACATATAAAGTGTTATTTGCCTCAATGGCCTGATTGTATGGGCCAATTGGAGCAGGAGCATTGTCCGTTTTAATAATTCTATTCATTGTTATTTTGAATAAAAGGTTCTTTTTTAAGATGATCTAATACAGTATTCAGCGTTTGCGTAAAGTTGTGAATCTTATCACAAATGGTATCCATATTGGTTTGATCTCTGGCGTCTTGTTCAATTTGAAGAATTACATCTGATAGGGAAGTGACACCAATTGTACGAATGGATGATTTTAATTTATGCGCTTTTTTCGAAGCCTCATCCCAATTTCTTTCTTTTGCAAATGCGGCAAGTTCCATAGCATCCGTAGGAGCATATTCTATGAAAGTTTCTACTAGTTCTCTCATAAAATCAGTATCTCCATACACCATGTCACTTAAAATGGATAGGTCGTATAATTCTTTTGACATTTAGTAGTGTTTGATGGTACAAACTTACGATTTTGTAAATAAGAAAGTTCTAAAAATAAAAGAATATCAATGTGTAACAGGAATATTGATTTATAGTGACATTATCAGTTATCTCCGCTTCTTTTTGGATTTCTTCTGGTCACGTTTTTTCTGCTCTTCGTACATTCTTTGCTGTTCTTCTAAATAAGCTTCAGCCTGTCTTAAATCTACTTTTCGGTTATAATTAAATGCAGTTACAAAAGCATCTTTAACGCCCACATCTTTAACTAATTCTAAATAAAATCTGGCTTCAGTAATATTGTCAAATTCTCCCACCGTAAGATAGGTCCAATTGGCATCATTGATCTCCACAATACTGTCTAATTCAATGAATAAATAGGTCAGGTCATCAGGAATTGTATCGCTTTTAAAAGCACCAACCTGGACCGTAAAGAATACTTTTCCTACCAGTTCATCTTCAATAGGTTTGTAGTCCATATTCACCACCTTTTCGCTAAATCTGGTTTTATCTTTTACGTTTACAACAAATGCATCCGGATACCCTGATTCTTTAACTACTTCTAAAAGACGTTCTGCAACTAATGGATGAACAAATTTTCCAATGATATAGCGATAAACGCCATTTTCATCCACATAAACCTCCACATTTTTAACCCCCTTAAATTCCCATGTGAATTTGGGCTCCAGTGTAGCGCCAATTTGAACACCATAAGTAGGCTGTTTGTTCGTATAGGTGACACTTTTGGTGCTTACCCAATGCTCCACAGCTTCATCTTTTTTATAAGCGATTAAATCTGCCGAATCAATCGGTACCTCTCGTTTTTTACATTCTCTATGAAATCTTTGACCTTCAACCAAATAGTATTCGTTGGCAAATGAGTAGATTGAATAAAATTTGTTAAGTGTACCAATTGTTTTGGAACAATTTCCATTTAAGGAATACGCCATTAAAAGATAGTAGAATACATATTCCGAAACATTACGTTCTTCAAAATTTCGTACTCTGTAATTCGGGGAGTAACGTTCCGAAGCTTTTTCCAATAAATATACCGCGTAATCCAGGTTGGTATCCAGTCTGGCATAACTTTGACCTAGTAGGTAGGCCAAGTTCATATTGGTAGAATCCAGCTTGTAGAGTTTTTCAAAACTTCTGGAGGCCTTTTCTACTTTGTTTTGTCCTAAATCAAGCATAGCCTGATTGAACAATTCACTTCTATTCGTTTTTTGCGCATATGTCCAGGTGGAGAGCGATAATAGTAAAATTAATATCCCGGAATACTTTTTCATTGATATAACAGATAGATTTCTAATACTTTAATTTGGGACATATGAATGACCAAATCACTACCGCAATTTACAGGTTAGAAGAATAGTGTAGAGAAAACCCGTAGACGGGTTATTAACATTGAATTTTGAATAGGGTTAATGTAAAATTAGCGAACGCTCATTGAGTACGACATTATGATAGAAATCCACCAGTTTTTTCCCTTCATTATTCCAGTTTAATTCCTGAAATCCTTTACAGGAATTCGTTTGATATTTCTGTAGAAGTTCCGGAGATTCGATGAGTTGGTTAATTGCGTCAGCCATGCTATCCGGATTTCTGTCAGACACACTAATGCCGTTTTTATATTTAGACATCAGTCTTGTGGTTTCAGGCATATCTACATCAATGACCGCCATTCCTGCTGCTAAATAATTATAATATTTAATCGGAGGACCTCCAATGATGTTGTTCACCGTAGGTGTTTTTGCAATAATTCCAATTTTGCAATCAGCCAGATGTGTAGCAACATCTTCATATTTCACCCACCCGGTTTCAAAAATTATATCTTCTAATTGATGTTTTTGGACGAATGCAGTGAGGTATGTCTTTTCCTCACCAGTTGTAGCACCGATAATTTTGAATTGAATTTGCGGATGCTTTTGATACACTTTTAAAACAGCGTTTAGCATTTCTTTTAACCCTCGGTTAAATGGAAGGTAGCCATCATGCGCAATTACAATTCGGTCTGGTTTATTTTCCCGGAAATGATTAGGATAAAACTGATTCTGCGCAGCGTTATATATGACGGTACTTTTAATGTGATGGTGATTCGAAACTAAATATCCCCGTGTAATATGATTGGCGCTAATGAGATATTGCAGTTCAGCCAAATACTGGTTTTTAATCCAGATTTCTTTTGGGGTGCCGGTAGTATAACTCTCATGAGAATCAAAAACTACTTTGGCGTTATTCTTTTTGGCAATTTGCAATCCAATGTAAAATGATTCCGGTTCATGCGCATGATAAACATCCGCATTAACTTCAAGCGCTTTTGCAATAAACTGATCGTAAAATTCGCCTTTAAATACTTTCTTCAGAACCACATCTAATTTTCCTTTCGGACTTGGAATAGGGTAGGTTTTGATATCATTGAAAACAATCTCTTTTTGATCTGGTGCATTCAAAGGAGTCGTATTCCCCATATCGAACATAATTCCTTCTTCATTTGCACGACAAATCATGGTAAGCGTATGACCAGCTTTCTGTAATGTAAGTGCTTCTTTGTAGAAAATACGATCATCCAAAGGAGAATGATTGACAGAGATCATACAGATTTTAGCCATAAAATTTAGTTTTCCTTTAGGTATTTATTGTAATAGTAAATTTTACCCAGTAGATGTACAAACTTCGCAAAAATACTGGTATAAATGGCACCCAATACCCCGAATATTGGAATAAGCGCTAAATTCCCGATTAAGTTTATTCCGGCCTCCGTGAAAGCCACATTTCTGATTGCTTTACCTTGTGATTTGGCCGATAAAAAGTTAAAGGGTTGATATAACCCCTGAAACAATAACGCCACTGAGATTCCAACGGCATATCTGCTTACATCTCCAAATTCTGAGGTGAATAAGAAATGGACAATCCAATCTGCAAATAAGTAAAGAAATAACATGGAGAATAGTAACCACAAGGTGTTATAAATAAATACTTTTTGAGGAATCTTCTTTTGATGACTAAAGTCTTTAAACAAACTATTTGATAATGCCTGACTTCCCATAATCATTGGAGAAGCAATTAGGTTTGCCAATGAATAAAAACCATTGACGGTGGTATTGATAAAATAGGCAATGGCAAGTTCATCTAGCTTAAATGTACTTTGATTGACTGTGCTTCCCAAATAGAAGTTAAAACCAAAGCTTTTGTTTTTGGCCCAGACGGATTTAAAATGTGTTTTTAGATTTTTAAACTGAGGATTAAACTGACGATAGATAATTCCTACAGAAACCAGTAAGGTTAATAGATTAAATGAAATTACGGTATAAACATCCAATTGATCCGAATAAGCAAATAGACCCAAAGCCATCAGAAAGAATATTTTGGAAGTATTATCGTAGATTGGGAGGATATGAACTTTGTTAGAGCCTACAGTCATTGAAGAGATAAGGTTCCGAGAGGGAATGACAATGGTCAATGGAGCCAGAACTCGAATAATATCGCCTAAGGAGGTATCAAATAATTGATCTACATAAAACGAAAAAATCCAGACAAAAACAGCATATAAAAGCCCGATAAAAAGATTAATCACAAAGCCCAGAGCAAATAGTTCCTGTTCTTTTTGAAAGTCTTTGTTTTCGGCTAACAGTACTTGAAGAGAGGAGTAGAAACCGAATCGGAAGAACAAAGCAGTGAAAGCAGTGAAAGAACCAAAAAAAGCATAGATCCCATAACCTTCTGTGCCCAGATAATTGGTTTGGATGGTTTTAATCCCAAAACCAATCACAACCATTGCTAACTGCGAAGCAAAAAGAAGTATAGTTTGTTTCCCTGTTTTAGATTGGAGTGCTTTCAACGCATTTGATTTGTTGGCGAAAATAATTAAATCCATAACGGAAATAATGGACAGAATGTATAAAGAGATAATAATAGTATGTTGATATCTCCAGGGCATAAAATATGGTACATAAATTGTTAAGCAATAGAATATTTAATTCTATGTGATGACTAAATTTTTGCTCAGTTCAGTAATCTTAATTTACCTGTTATCTTCTTGTAGTCCAAAGGTTTTGACTTCGATACCAGTAGATCAAACCGAAAGAATTCAATTGGAGGTGGAAAAAACAAAAGGTTTAAACCCCGGAATGGGATTTCAAATTAAATCTAAAGTCACACTCAAAAATGGAAAGCAATACTTTACATATCCGGAATATTCGGGACAAAGAGTTTTGAAATGGGATGGGGTAGTCGTTCAAATATCGAATGGGGATTTTAATGCATATAGACATACGGTGATGGTAGATGATGACTTAAAATATACTGGAATTCCCGATACGGTTACAGTTAAGATTATGGTGCCAGGTTCGGGTCATTTAGTTGATGAAAAGCAAATAATTGTCAATTACAATAGTAGTTTCACCTATAATGTAAGTGGATATAATGGTGCACATGGAAGTGATGGCTCTAATGGATTTGATGCACAAGGGGATTCGGTTTGTGGTTCGCAAGGTGGACATGGATATCCTGGAGGAGATGGAACTCCCGGCAAAGATGTGGATGTGTTTATTAAAGATACTTTGGTTTTTGATGAAGAATTAATCATGTGTCGTTTTGTTACAGATCATTCAGTAAAGAAAACAATGTTTTTTGCGAATCATCATTTGATTGTTAAATCAAATGGGGGCAATGGAGGGCATGGCGGTCGTAGAACCAGATAT
This genomic interval from bacterium SCSIO 12643 contains the following:
- a CDS encoding glycosyltransferase, coding for MAKICMISVNHSPLDDRIFYKEALTLQKAGHTLTMICRANEEGIMFDMGNTTPLNAPDQKEIVFNDIKTYPIPSPKGKLDVVLKKVFKGEFYDQFIAKALEVNADVYHAHEPESFYIGLQIAKKNNAKVVFDSHESYTTGTPKEIWIKNQYLAELQYLISANHITRGYLVSNHHHIKSTVIYNAAQNQFYPNHFRENKPDRIVIAHDGYLPFNRGLKEMLNAVLKVYQKHPQIQFKIIGATTGEEKTYLTAFVQKHQLEDIIFETGWVKYEDVATHLADCKIGIIAKTPTVNNIIGGPPIKYYNYLAAGMAVIDVDMPETTRLMSKYKNGISVSDRNPDSMADAINQLIESPELLQKYQTNSCKGFQELNWNNEGKKLVDFYHNVVLNERSLILH
- a CDS encoding oligosaccharide flippase family protein; the encoded protein is MDLIIFANKSNALKALQSKTGKQTILLFASQLAMVVIGFGIKTIQTNYLGTEGYGIYAFFGSFTAFTALFFRFGFYSSLQVLLAENKDFQKEQELFALGFVINLFIGLLYAVFVWIFSFYVDQLFDTSLGDIIRVLAPLTIVIPSRNLISSMTVGSNKVHILPIYDNTSKIFFLMALGLFAYSDQLDVYTVISFNLLTLLVSVGIIYRQFNPQFKNLKTHFKSVWAKNKSFGFNFYLGSTVNQSTFKLDELAIAYFINTTVNGFYSLANLIASPMIMGSQALSNSLFKDFSHQKKIPQKVFIYNTLWLLFSMLFLYLFADWIVHFLFTSEFGDVSRYAVGISVALLFQGLYQPFNFLSAKSQGKAIRNVAFTEAGINLIGNLALIPIFGVLGAIYTSIFAKFVHLLGKIYYYNKYLKEN
- a CDS encoding RidA family protein; this encodes MNRIIKTDNAPAPIGPYNQAIEANNTLYVSGQIGMNPATSELVQDSLENETHQVMANLAAILKEAGYNWNNIVKCSIFLADMDDFPEVNKIYGGYFSDQYPARETVQVGKLPLGVNVEISAIAVK
- a CDS encoding Hpt domain-containing protein; the encoded protein is MSKELYDLSILSDMVYGDTDFMRELVETFIEYAPTDAMELAAFAKERNWDEASKKAHKLKSSIRTIGVTSLSDVILQIEQDARDQTNMDTICDKIHNFTQTLNTVLDHLKKEPFIQNNNE